In Xiphophorus hellerii strain 12219 chromosome 4, Xiphophorus_hellerii-4.1, whole genome shotgun sequence, a single genomic region encodes these proteins:
- the gnpnat1 gene encoding glucosamine 6-phosphate N-acetyltransferase: MLLDESPLFDPSLLQELDWNSNTVSFSPPISPTNPGDDLELRPLCTADFNKGFFEVLAQLTKTGDVTEEQFVSKFKHMKTTGNYYVVVVEDKNLGQIIATATLIIEHKFIHSCAKRGRVEEVVVSDICRGKQLGKLLMSTLTLLSKKLNCYKITLECAPKNVAFYQKFGYASSDETYMQCRFFD, from the exons ATGCTGCTGGACGAGTCTCCACTTTTTGATCCCTCTTTGCTTCAGGAGTTGGACTGGAACAGCAACACCGTGTCCTTCTCTCCCCCCATCTCACCAACCAACCCAGGAGATGACCTGGAGCTCAGGCCGCTGtgcacagcagattttaatAAAG gaTTCTTTGAAGTTTTAGCTCAACTTACCAAGACAGGCGATGTCACGGAAGAGCAGTTTGTTA GTAAGTTCAAGCACATGAAGACAACAGGAAACTACTATGTCGTCGTCGTCGAGGATAAAAACCTGGGACAAATTATCGCCACAGCCACGCTGATCATTGAACACAAATTTATTCATTCCTGTGCCAAG AGAGGCCGGGTGGAGGAGGTGGTTGTCAGTGATATATGCAGAGGAAAGCAGCTCGGGAAACT GTTAATGTCAACGCTTACTCTTCTCAGCAAAAAACTTAACTGCTACAAAATCACTCTGGAATGTGCGCCCAAAAACGTGGCTTTCTACCAAAAATTCGGATATGCCTCCTCGGATGAAACTTACATGCAGTGCAGATTCTTCGACTGA
- the styx gene encoding serine/threonine/tyrosine-interacting protein, whose amino-acid sequence MEEENKLQFPSLPATKEELLDWAYPMRREMQEILPGLFLGPYSAAMKSKLPTLERHGITHIICVRQDIEANFIKPNFSHRFRYLVLDIADNPVENIIRFFPMTKEFIDSCLATDGKVLVHGNAGISRSAALVIAYLMETFGMKYRDAFSYVQERRFCINPNVGFVHQLQEYEAIYLAKLTIKMMSPIELGRSFSLQAGMPGSRKRSLEEDEDFGAMQVTATQNG is encoded by the exons atggaggaggaaaacaaactgcagttcCCGTCTCTACCCGCGACTAAGGAGGAGCTTCTG GACTGGGCTTATCCGATGAGAAGAGAAATGCAG GAGATTTTACCTGGACTGTTTTTAGGGCCCTACTCTGCTGCAATGAAAAGCAAG CTGCCAACTCTTGAGAGACACGGCATAACACACATCATTTGTGTCCGCCAAGACATTGAAGCCAATTTTATCAAACCCAATTTCTCTCATAGATTTAG ATATCTTGTTTTAGATATTGCTGACAATCCAGTAGAAAATATAATTCGTTTTTTTCCTATG ACTAAAGAGTTTATTGATAGCTGCTTGGCAACAGATG GAAAGGTGCTGGTTCATGGCAATGCAGGGATATCGAGAAG TGCTGCCTTAGTGATTGCCTACCTTATGGAAACATTTGGGATGAAGTACAG GGACGCATTCAGCTACGTACAGGAGAGGAGATTTTGCATCAACCCCAACGTAGGTTTTGTCCACCAACTGCAG GAATATGAAGCAATCTATCTGGCCAAACTGACCATTAAAATGATGTCACCAATAGAGTTGGGCAGGTCGTTCTCTCTACAAGCTGGGATGCCAG GAAGTCGCAAACGCAGCctggaggaggatgaagatTTTGGAGCAATGCAGGTCACAGCAACACAGAACGGCTGA